Proteins from one uncultured Anaeromusa sp. genomic window:
- a CDS encoding hydrogenase maturation nickel metallochaperone HypA, which yields MHEVSLAQGILDVVRRHAEASGSQGSIRRIKLRIGAYTQVDVQALLTAFQAVATQTPAAQAELLVERVPVRLHCRECGGECEIQGRSLMCAHCSSLAVDMLSGREMQVEYLEVD from the coding sequence ATGCACGAAGTCAGTTTGGCTCAAGGAATTTTAGATGTGGTGCGGCGGCATGCCGAGGCTTCCGGCAGCCAAGGAAGCATCCGCCGGATCAAGTTACGCATCGGAGCCTATACGCAGGTAGATGTGCAAGCGCTTTTGACGGCGTTTCAAGCGGTGGCGACGCAGACGCCGGCAGCGCAGGCTGAACTTTTGGTAGAACGCGTTCCGGTGCGGCTACACTGTCGAGAGTGCGGCGGAGAATGCGAAATTCAGGGACGCAGCCTTATGTGCGCTCATTGTTCTTCTCTGGCTGTGGATATGCTGAGCGGCAGAGAAATGCAAGTGGAATATCTGGAGGTGGATTAA